AGCTCCGAGAGCGATGACGGCAGTTGACTCATGACGAGTGACTCATGACAGGCGACCTCCGGGGTTCCGCCGACGAAGCTACTTCAGGCCGCGGCGGACGCGCGGAGCACCGACGCGAACTCGGCGCGGCTGATCAGGGCACCCGGATCCCCGAGGCCGAGCGGGTCGGCGGCGGTCTCCACGGCGGGCCCCGCGAGCCCCGAAGGGGCCGGGCGGTCGTCGACGGCGGCAAGGCGCACGATGAGCGCGAACGCCTCGTCGGGGGCGAGGAAGTCCTCGGGCGAGAAGGTTGCCGGGCTCGTACCGGCGACCACGCCGATCGACCACAGCCAGTCGACGGCGGGCCGGAAATGGTCGAGGGCGAACACGTCGGCGAAGGGGGCCGATGTCGCGGCAGGCGGCGCTCCGTGCAGGCGCCACAGCATCGACGCCGCCTCACCCCGGGTGATCGGGTCGTCGGGGCAGAAGCGTCCCGGCGCACACCCCACGGTGACCCCGAGATCGGCCGTCCACACGATGTCGTCGCGTCGGGGCTCGAGCCCGATGTCGCAGAAGCCGGCGACGGACGCGAGTCCCGTGGCACACGAGATGCGGCCCGGGCCGACCCACACGAACTCCCACGCTTCGGGATCTGGCCCCATGTCCTCGCCGTCGACCGGGTACGACGGGATGAAGCCGAAGCGCTTGGCCCGGGCGAAGTCGAAGTCGGAGAGCCACCGGTACGCCGCAGTGCCGGCGAACCCGACCTCGCTCCCGCCCGCCTGGCCCACGTCGATCGCGTAACCCCCGTGGTGTTTCGAGTAGCCGGGCGGCGCACTGGTCCGCAGTGCCTCATCGATCCCGGTGTCGCTCGTCCGTCCGTCGAGCCGCCGGAGAAACAGGGCCCGCTGGTCGTCGAGGTCGCGATACGCCGAGGTCATCACGAGGGCGACACCATCGTCCCGAGCGGCGGCCTTCATGGCCGTCCACGCTTCTGCCGCAGCGTCTTGGAGCCGGCGACCGTCGACCGGGACGAGATCCGCTGCGGCGACCGGGCGGCGCGTGTACCCACGGGCCTCGGCGGCGACACGGATACGTTGGTCGACCTCCGGATCCCCGGTGATCTCGACGAGCGCGTCGTAGACCACGTCGTCGGGGCGCACCATGCCGCGGAGGTCGGCCTGGTCGAACATCACCAGGTAGGTGTCGGGTTCGACGAGACTCGGCGCGTCCTGTGCCGCGGCCGGCGCGGCTGCGAGCATGCCGGTCGCCACGAGGACCGCGAGGACGCGTCGGATCTCAGCCACCGGGGAACGGTACGACACGACGGGCCGTCCACGCGGCCACCCCGGCCATGAGACCGGCCGGCGCCGGGCGCCAGAGGATCGTCGGGAAGCGGGTGAAGAAGCGACGCACACCACCGGCCGATTCGGAGAACAGGAGGTCGAGGATGTGGATCACACAGAGAACAACGACAATCACGGCGACGAGGTTGACGATTCGTCGCAACCGCGGCGTCACGTCGGCGGCCGGCGTGGTGGCGACCACGACGGCGGCGAAGAGGATCACGAGGCCCGTCGATGGGGTGGTCGCCCCCTGGAGGGCCGAACGGAAACCGTTGCGGTCCCACTGTCCGTCGATCAGGCGGAACGCCAGGGGTGCCAATGCCATCGAGGCGGCACAGAAGCTGAGGGTGAGCGCGACGACCTCACGCGCCTCGTCCCACGAGACGGGCGCCGGGCCGGGATCGTCGGGCCCGGCCGAACGCACCGGTCAGCCGGCCAGCGCGAGGATGGCGTCGTTCGCCAGGGAGTCGATCGGGCCGGGCACGAGGCCGAACCCGATCGTCAGGACGAGCGCCACACCCACGGCGAGAGCTGCGGTGGGATGCACCGTGATCGGCTCGTTGTCGTCGGCCGCGGTGCCGAGGTACATCGAGAGCACGATGCGCAGATAGAGGAACGCCGAGATCACGGCCGACACCATCGCCACGACCGCCAACCAGAACGAGCGGGCATCGACCGCGGCACCGATCACCTCGAACTTGGCGACGAAGCCGGTCGTGAAGGGCAC
This is a stretch of genomic DNA from Acidimicrobiales bacterium. It encodes these proteins:
- a CDS encoding M15 family metallopeptidase is translated as MAEIRRVLAVLVATGMLAAAPAAAQDAPSLVEPDTYLVMFDQADLRGMVRPDDVVYDALVEITGDPEVDQRIRVAAEARGYTRRPVAAADLVPVDGRRLQDAAAEAWTAMKAAARDDGVALVMTSAYRDLDDQRALFLRRLDGRTSDTGIDEALRTSAPPGYSKHHGGYAIDVGQAGGSEVGFAGTAAYRWLSDFDFARAKRFGFIPSYPVDGEDMGPDPEAWEFVWVGPGRISCATGLASVAGFCDIGLEPRRDDIVWTADLGVTVGCAPGRFCPDDPITRGEAASMLWRLHGAPPAATSAPFADVFALDHFRPAVDWLWSIGVVAGTSPATFSPEDFLAPDEAFALIVRLAAVDDRPAPSGLAGPAVETAADPLGLGDPGALISRAEFASVLRASAAA